In Streptomyces durocortorensis, a genomic segment contains:
- a CDS encoding alpha/beta fold hydrolase, translating into MTVPDSSACGPTESGAAVPPDRAGAAGRPAAGGPVRIDGPWTHRDVAANGARFHIAEAGDGPLVLLLHGFPQFWWTWRHQLTALADAGFRAVAMDLRGVGGSDRTPRGYDPANLALDVTGVIRSLGEPDAALVGHDLGGYLAWTAAVMRPKLVRRLAVSSMPHPRRWRSSMLSDVAQTRAGSYIWGFQRPWLPERKLVADDAALVGRLVQEWAGPRNPEFPDERTLDVYRRAMSIPSTAHCSIEPYRWMVRSMARPDGVQFNRRMKRPVRVPTLHLHGSLDPAVRTRSSAGSGEYVEAPYRWRLFDGVGHFPHEEDPIGFSTELINWLKDPEPDR; encoded by the coding sequence ATGACGGTTCCCGATTCCAGCGCATGCGGTCCGACGGAGAGCGGGGCAGCGGTCCCGCCCGACCGGGCCGGCGCGGCGGGCCGGCCCGCCGCCGGGGGCCCCGTACGCATCGACGGCCCCTGGACCCACCGTGACGTGGCGGCCAACGGGGCCCGGTTCCACATCGCCGAGGCGGGCGACGGGCCGCTGGTGCTTCTGCTGCACGGCTTCCCGCAGTTCTGGTGGACCTGGCGCCACCAGCTGACCGCGCTCGCCGACGCGGGCTTCCGGGCCGTGGCGATGGACCTGCGCGGGGTGGGCGGCAGCGACCGGACGCCGCGTGGTTACGATCCCGCCAACCTGGCCCTCGACGTCACCGGGGTGATCCGCTCCCTCGGCGAGCCCGACGCGGCCCTGGTCGGCCACGACCTCGGCGGCTACCTCGCCTGGACGGCCGCTGTGATGCGGCCCAAGCTGGTCCGCCGGCTCGCCGTCTCCTCCATGCCCCACCCGCGCCGCTGGCGCTCCTCGATGCTGTCCGACGTCGCGCAGACCCGGGCGGGCTCCTACATCTGGGGCTTCCAGCGGCCGTGGCTGCCGGAGCGCAAGCTCGTCGCCGACGACGCAGCCCTGGTGGGCCGTCTCGTCCAGGAGTGGGCAGGCCCCCGGAACCCGGAGTTCCCCGACGAGAGGACCCTGGACGTCTACCGGCGGGCCATGAGCATCCCCTCCACCGCCCACTGCTCCATCGAGCCGTACCGCTGGATGGTGCGGTCGATGGCGCGACCGGACGGGGTCCAGTTCAACCGGAGGATGAAGCGGCCGGTCCGGGTGCCCACGCTGCACCTGCACGGGTCGCTCGATCCGGCGGTCCGCACCCGCAGTTCGGCGGGGTCCGGGGAGTATGTCGAGGCGCCCTACCGGTGGCGACTTTTCGACGGTGTCGGGCACTTCCCCCACGAGGAGGACCCGATCGGCTTCTCCACCGAACTCATCAACTGGCTCAAGGATCCTGAGCCCGACCGGTAG
- a CDS encoding NUDIX domain-containing protein — MTQTHADTDTDTDTDTDTQGATQTGGGVPDEALAVTTDGLPAWLDPVASAARSVRPQQLSRFLPPESGAGRQSAVLVLFGDGERGPELLLMERSGTLRSHAGQPSFPGGALDPEDGDQATTGPLRAALREAEEETGLDPRGVQLFGVLPRLYIPVSSFVVTPVLGWWRVPSPVGVVDPAETARVFTVPVADLTDPANRATAVHPSGHHGPAFLVESALVWGFTAGVIDRILHYAGWERPWDRSRQVPLDWRA, encoded by the coding sequence TACGGACACGGACACGGACACGGACACGGACACACAAGGCGCGACGCAGACCGGCGGCGGAGTCCCCGACGAGGCCCTCGCCGTGACCACTGACGGGCTGCCCGCCTGGCTCGACCCGGTCGCGAGCGCCGCGCGCAGCGTCCGGCCGCAGCAGCTGAGCCGCTTCCTGCCGCCCGAGAGCGGGGCGGGTCGGCAGTCCGCCGTCCTGGTCCTGTTCGGGGACGGGGAGCGCGGGCCCGAGCTGCTGCTCATGGAGCGCTCGGGGACCCTGCGCTCGCACGCCGGGCAGCCCTCCTTCCCCGGCGGTGCGCTCGACCCCGAGGACGGCGACCAGGCCACCACAGGACCGCTGCGGGCGGCGCTGCGTGAGGCCGAGGAGGAGACCGGGCTCGACCCCCGGGGCGTGCAGCTCTTCGGTGTGCTGCCCCGGTTGTACATCCCGGTCAGCAGCTTCGTCGTGACGCCCGTGCTCGGCTGGTGGCGCGTGCCCAGCCCGGTCGGGGTGGTCGACCCGGCCGAGACGGCCCGGGTCTTCACGGTTCCCGTGGCGGATCTCACGGACCCCGCCAACCGAGCCACGGCCGTGCACCCCAGTGGGCACCACGGTCCGGCATTCCTGGTCGAATCGGCTCTGGTCTGGGGTTTCACGGCCGGAGTGATCGACCGGATTCTGCACTACGCGGGCTGGGAACGCCCGTGGGACAGGTCCAGACAGGTGCCGCTCGACTGGCGCGCATGA
- a CDS encoding MarP family serine protease, with protein sequence MNVLDILLLLAAVWFAVIGYRQGFVVGILSVIGFLGGGLVAVYLLPIIWDRVTEGSEVSTTTAIVAVVIVIVCASVGQAFTTHLGNRLRRYITWSPVRALDATGGALVNVVAMLMVAWLIGLLLANTAVPTVSKEVRSSSVLLGVDRVMPQQAPNWFKDFSSTLAQNGFPQVFSPFANEPITEVKAPDPALVGSPVAARAKKSIVKVVGTAPSCGKVLEGTGFVFAERRVMTNAHVVGGVDEPTVQIGGEGRLYDAKVVLYDWQRDIAVLDVPDLRARPLEFTGTNGDAKSGDSAIVAGFPENGAYDVRSARVRARIEADGPDIYHRGTVRRDVYSLFATVRQGNSGGPLLTPDGKVYGVVFAKSLDDPDTGYALTADEIREDIEIGRTANQQVDSQGCAL encoded by the coding sequence GTGAACGTGCTCGACATCCTGCTGCTGCTCGCCGCCGTGTGGTTCGCGGTCATCGGCTATCGCCAGGGTTTCGTCGTCGGCATCCTGTCGGTGATCGGCTTCCTCGGCGGCGGTCTCGTCGCCGTCTATCTGCTGCCGATCATCTGGGACAGGGTGACCGAGGGGTCCGAGGTCTCCACCACGACCGCCATCGTCGCGGTCGTCATCGTGATCGTCTGCGCCTCCGTCGGCCAGGCCTTCACCACTCACCTGGGCAACAGGCTCCGCCGCTACATCACCTGGTCGCCCGTGCGCGCCCTGGACGCCACGGGCGGTGCCCTGGTCAATGTGGTGGCCATGCTGATGGTGGCCTGGCTGATCGGCCTGCTGCTCGCCAACACCGCTGTGCCGACCGTCAGCAAGGAGGTCCGCAGCTCCTCGGTCCTGCTCGGGGTCGACCGGGTGATGCCCCAACAGGCGCCCAACTGGTTCAAGGACTTCTCCTCCACCCTGGCCCAGAACGGCTTCCCGCAGGTCTTCAGCCCGTTCGCCAACGAGCCGATCACCGAGGTCAAGGCCCCCGATCCGGCGCTGGTGGGCAGCCCGGTCGCCGCGCGCGCCAAGAAGTCGATCGTCAAGGTCGTGGGTACGGCCCCGAGCTGCGGCAAGGTCCTCGAAGGGACCGGCTTCGTCTTCGCCGAGCGCCGGGTCATGACCAACGCCCATGTCGTCGGCGGCGTCGACGAACCCACCGTCCAGATCGGCGGCGAAGGCCGGCTGTACGACGCGAAGGTCGTCCTCTACGACTGGCAGCGCGACATCGCGGTCCTGGACGTCCCCGACCTCCGGGCCAGACCCCTGGAGTTCACCGGCACGAACGGCGACGCCAAGAGCGGCGACAGCGCGATCGTCGCGGGCTTCCCGGAGAACGGTGCGTACGACGTGCGCTCCGCCCGCGTGCGCGCCCGCATCGAGGCCGACGGCCCGGACATCTACCACCGGGGCACCGTCCGCCGCGACGTCTACTCGCTCTTCGCGACGGTACGTCAGGGCAACTCGGGCGGCCCGCTGCTCACTCCGGACGGAAAGGTGTACGGAGTGGTGTTCGCGAAGTCGCTCGACGACCCGGACACCGGCTACGCGCTGACGGCCGACGAGATTCGCGAGGACATCGAGATCGGACGTACGGCCAACCAGCAGGTCGACAGCCAGGGCTGCGCCCTCTAG